The nucleotide sequence GCTTCCAGGCCGACGTCCTCGACGCCGAGAAGACCGTCATCGTCGACTTCTGGGCGCCCTGGTGCGGCCCGTGCAAGGCCGTCTCCCCCGTCCTCGACCAGATCGCCGCCGAGAACCCCGGCATCGAGCTCGTCAAGATCGACGTGGACGACAACCCCGAGATCGCGATGAAGTACAAGATCACGTCGATCCCGGCCATGAAGGTCTTCCAGAAGGGCGAGGTCGTCAAGACCGTCATCGGCGCCAAGCCGAAGCCGGCCCTCGAGCAGGAGT is from Clavibacter sp. A6099 and encodes:
- the trxA gene encoding thioredoxin, translated to MSHSRDVTDASFQADVLDAEKTVIVDFWAPWCGPCKAVSPVLDQIAAENPGIELVKIDVDDNPEIAMKYKITSIPAMKVFQKGEVVKTVIGAKPKPALEQEFADFLK